In Bacillus sp. Cs-700, one genomic interval encodes:
- the coxB gene encoding cytochrome c oxidase subunit II, translated as MTFRHALFVIAIISASGCSNIAVLNPKGSEAQSELNLLYLSLALMSIVLLVVFTLFTRFLMKYRERPGQENDFPNQVNGNKKLEITWVIIPIVILIILAVPTFATTYQLDNKAEIVREPLEINVTAQQYKWKFHYPEHDITLENEVKLPVDRPVVFTLHSKDVIHSFWIPQLGGKKDVLPNQENKLTLTPLETGVYDGKCAELCGANHALMTFDTTVIEQEAFNQWTRVADIQED; from the coding sequence ATGACGTTTCGCCACGCCCTTTTTGTAATCGCTATCATTTCAGCTTCTGGATGTTCTAACATAGCTGTTTTGAATCCTAAAGGCTCTGAAGCACAGTCAGAGCTTAACTTACTTTACCTTAGCTTAGCCTTAATGAGCATTGTCTTACTGGTTGTTTTTACTTTATTTACCCGATTTTTAATGAAGTATCGCGAGCGTCCTGGACAAGAAAACGACTTTCCTAATCAAGTTAATGGGAATAAAAAACTCGAAATCACCTGGGTAATTATACCGATAGTAATTTTAATTATCTTGGCAGTTCCTACATTTGCTACTACATATCAACTTGATAACAAGGCAGAGATCGTTCGTGAACCTTTAGAAATCAATGTTACAGCCCAGCAATACAAATGGAAATTTCATTATCCAGAACACGACATAACGCTCGAAAATGAAGTGAAGCTACCTGTGGATCGGCCGGTTGTCTTTACGCTTCATTCGAAAGATGTGATTCATTCTTTCTGGATACCACAACTAGGTGGAAAAAAAGATGTTCTCCCCAACCAAGAAAACAAGTTAACACTAACACCACTTGAAACTGGAGTCTATGACGGAAAGTGCGCTGAGCTTTGTGGAGCAAATCATGCCCTCATGACATTTGATACTACCGTTATCGAACAAGAAGCATTTAATCAGTGGACGCGTGTTGCTGATATACAGGAGGATTAA
- a CDS encoding cytochrome c oxidase subunit I codes for MNVILDYLISLPSDIIFADISFTIMLIATVYFLTKYAKWKWLWSWITSTDHKKIGIMYLFVSFLFFIRAGIEALLIRMQLAFPNNEFWVFQGERFNQLTSTHGTVMIFLVATPLLIGLMNVIVPLQIGARDVAFPFMNSLSLWLFISGGILINASFVAGGSPNAGWTTYAPLALKEFTPGPGNSYYPIGLQVAGLGTIMGGINFIVTIIKMRAPGMRFMRMPLSTWSMFITSILIVYAFSALAVALLLLTFERLFGTVILSASEGNPLIWQHLFWIFGHPEVYIIALPAFGIFSDVISVFSKRKLFGYPSMVFAIILIGFLGFMVWVHHMFTVGLNTNITIFFALTTMLIAVPTGIKIFNWLFTMRGGRIRFDTPMLYALGFIFTFVIGGVTGVMLGTVPADYQYHDSYFVVAHLHYVIIGATIFGVFSGVYYWWPKMFGKKLNETLGKWNFWTFGIGFHITFFPMHVMGLMGMPRRVFTYPEGDGLGFLNFISTCGAFLMGIGVLFFMINIYITTRYTNKRVLNDPWFSRGRTLEWTIPSPPPAYNFARLPEVKSREPLWDAYEKGNKNIDFIGEYEDIHLPNSTSLPFFIGIGFLIASFGFVFEIWTVALSGMLIVFLMMSIRSFQRKNGIHISKEKVRVQDRRGED; via the coding sequence ATGAATGTGATTTTAGACTACCTCATATCACTACCTTCAGATATTATTTTTGCAGATATTTCATTTACTATTATGCTGATTGCCACTGTTTATTTTTTAACGAAGTATGCAAAATGGAAATGGCTGTGGAGTTGGATTACTTCTACAGATCATAAAAAAATTGGGATTATGTATTTATTTGTATCGTTTCTCTTTTTTATACGTGCTGGAATTGAAGCCTTACTTATAAGAATGCAGCTTGCTTTCCCTAATAATGAATTCTGGGTATTTCAAGGCGAACGATTTAACCAATTGACTAGTACTCACGGAACAGTCATGATTTTCCTCGTCGCTACCCCTCTGCTAATCGGTTTGATGAATGTGATTGTTCCTCTCCAAATTGGTGCGAGGGATGTTGCATTTCCTTTTATGAATTCTTTAAGTTTGTGGTTATTCATTTCAGGTGGCATTTTGATTAATGCAAGTTTTGTAGCAGGAGGCTCACCTAATGCCGGGTGGACAACGTATGCTCCTTTAGCATTGAAAGAGTTTACGCCTGGACCCGGGAATAGTTATTACCCGATAGGACTTCAAGTTGCTGGACTCGGAACAATTATGGGCGGGATCAATTTTATCGTTACGATTATAAAAATGAGAGCGCCCGGCATGCGATTTATGAGAATGCCCTTATCAACATGGTCGATGTTCATTACGTCTATCCTCATCGTATATGCATTTTCAGCTCTTGCCGTTGCTCTACTATTGCTGACATTTGAGCGACTTTTTGGAACAGTTATCTTATCAGCATCTGAAGGTAATCCATTAATCTGGCAGCACCTTTTCTGGATATTTGGTCACCCTGAAGTTTATATCATCGCTCTACCTGCTTTCGGGATATTTTCCGACGTCATTAGTGTTTTTTCAAAGCGAAAACTCTTTGGTTATCCTTCTATGGTTTTCGCCATTATACTTATTGGATTTCTCGGTTTTATGGTTTGGGTTCATCATATGTTCACAGTAGGGTTAAATACGAATATTACTATCTTTTTTGCCCTTACAACGATGCTAATCGCTGTTCCTACTGGAATTAAGATATTTAACTGGCTATTTACGATGCGAGGAGGTAGGATTCGCTTTGATACACCTATGCTCTACGCATTAGGATTCATCTTCACTTTTGTTATAGGTGGCGTTACTGGTGTTATGCTTGGCACCGTTCCAGCGGATTATCAATACCACGATAGCTACTTTGTCGTTGCTCACCTTCATTACGTGATCATTGGTGCCACAATTTTCGGAGTGTTCTCTGGTGTTTATTATTGGTGGCCAAAAATGTTTGGAAAAAAACTGAATGAAACTCTTGGTAAATGGAACTTTTGGACTTTTGGCATTGGATTTCATATTACCTTCTTTCCCATGCATGTTATGGGGTTAATGGGAATGCCACGACGTGTTTTCACCTATCCGGAAGGGGATGGCTTGGGCTTTCTTAATTTTATTAGTACGTGCGGTGCTTTTTTGATGGGGATTGGCGTATTATTTTTCATGATAAATATTTACATAACGACGCGCTATACGAATAAACGCGTATTAAATGACCCCTGGTTCTCTAGAGGACGAACGCTCGAATGGACAATCCCATCTCCACCTCCAGCCTATAACTTCGCACGTCTACCTGAGGTAAAGAGTCGCGAGCCGCTGTGGGATGCTTATGAAAAAGGAAATAAAAATATCGACTTTATTGGTGAATACGAAGATATTCATCTCCCTAACTCCACTTCTCTTCCATTCTTTATCGGGATTGGTTTTCTGATCGCTTCTTTTGGATTCGTATTCGAGATATGGACAGTCGCTCTATCAGGGATGTTGATCGTTTTTCTTATGATGAGTATTCGATCGTTTCAACGGAAAAACGGTATTCATATTTCTAAGGAGAAGGTAAGGGTACAAGACAGGAGGGGTGAGGATTAA
- a CDS encoding cytochrome c oxidase subunit 3 — translation METMFAQKHLNHKQARMNILAFWFLIGAEIVVFGCLFGIYLAVKSLTDQGPTPDELFKLNEIMLSTVVLLTSSFTCAIAVYFLKLSKKLSTLLFFLITILLGLAFIGLEIREFTLYVEEGAKISTSAFLGAFYLLLGTHGFHVLYGVIWISLLLVQLWLKGINQETAPKLFIASLYWHFIDVIWVLIFTIVYLIGKV, via the coding sequence ATGGAAACAATGTTCGCTCAAAAGCACCTGAACCATAAGCAAGCACGAATGAATATCCTTGCTTTTTGGTTTCTTATCGGTGCCGAGATTGTGGTGTTTGGTTGTTTATTCGGCATTTACCTCGCTGTTAAATCCTTAACAGATCAGGGGCCAACCCCAGATGAATTATTTAAATTAAATGAAATAATGCTTTCAACTGTTGTTTTACTAACTAGTAGTTTTACTTGCGCAATTGCGGTTTATTTTCTAAAGCTTTCTAAGAAGTTATCGACGCTTCTATTCTTCCTTATCACGATTTTACTTGGCTTAGCTTTCATAGGATTGGAAATAAGAGAATTCACTCTTTATGTAGAAGAAGGCGCTAAGATTTCTACTAGTGCTTTTCTTGGTGCATTCTATCTGCTTCTTGGCACTCATGGCTTTCACGTCTTATATGGTGTCATCTGGATTTCTTTATTATTAGTGCAACTTTGGCTAAAAGGAATAAATCAAGAAACGGCCCCAAAGTTATTTATCGCGAGTCTTTACTGGCACTTTATCGATGTGATTTGGGTGTTGATTTTTACTATTGTTTATTTAATAGGAAAGGTGTGA
- a CDS encoding cytochrome C oxidase subunit IV family protein, giving the protein MKKHTKKEIHKLFLSFILMILLTALAFILVLYHLISPPFLIVLITFFALIQILIQLDRFMDIREKEGEYRLTSLIGGSFVALLAIVFLILL; this is encoded by the coding sequence TTGAAGAAGCATACTAAAAAAGAGATTCATAAACTCTTCCTTTCGTTCATCCTAATGATTTTATTAACAGCTTTAGCTTTTATACTTGTTCTCTATCATCTCATTTCACCACCTTTCTTAATCGTTCTTATCACCTTCTTTGCTCTCATTCAAATCTTGATCCAGCTGGATCGATTTATGGATATACGTGAAAAGGAAGGTGAATATCGTTTAACATCTCTAATAGGTGGAAGTTTTGTTGCTCTCCTAGCGATCGTTTTTTTAATACTTCTTTAA
- a CDS encoding FUSC family protein, producing MLTKNKKSIIKSWWARLAAADPGRTRLHQAARITISVFSSVMFMLWLTATLEMSFTPAILAGVVSLLSLLLVNDDTDKKKKITALLLVISSMIWLTVRTYLSSIPFMTDGLFLLVIFFAYYLQHYGFRYFGIFMIAFLSIYFSTLLNLQPPDLPGFIIGILVGGGFSYLYHFILFKNKPKRQLSRSMNSFHIQTNLTLDLVLDAIADPTPNRYRALLLKRDVKKLNEYAQVISSQLTTTDPGEVWPGIDAEQLRMYVFDAEMLIETLYPAVKRMKELHALEHNEVRKLLYQLVESVRDAEVLRSHDIVGNLKQTENVIEELKNQLIELRVSDHQNKDWLWLIRRIESIANHLVDSSIELGERRIANIEEKERLEDAEEIKKENVNIEEKAKQPRAATIKALQAIVAGAVAIFLGYFLSPAHQYWVLLSAFVVLLGTDTVGMTLQKAFQRSLGTIFGAIAGFGLAHLLAGQVILELIALFCCIFMAFYLLSISYAMMMFWMTMLIAIMYDFILGGITEQILMARVFDTLAGAFIGFLAAAIIYPKSTRDKVANTAEDFLTKLSTYVTDYLESFTDGKKHYDFTNQAFGIDEQMRKIAEDARPLRNRPAILARSGIERWLTVLTAINYFAKHLLASTNRNSRSTIVKGSEKTLQLVKEVIKHNILTLLKLLKGETGLIMYNLNKEREYIEGLSENIPQEDQEVKKFVNDLYYIWRINQSLLILGKELGVSKKREAASYDFYKNTPER from the coding sequence ATGCTGACTAAAAATAAAAAATCGATTATAAAAAGCTGGTGGGCTCGTTTAGCTGCTGCAGACCCCGGCAGGACAAGGTTACATCAAGCAGCGAGAATTACAATTAGTGTTTTTTCATCCGTTATGTTCATGCTATGGTTGACGGCAACACTTGAAATGTCGTTTACACCGGCTATTCTTGCGGGTGTCGTGAGTCTTTTGTCATTATTGCTTGTGAATGATGACACAGATAAAAAGAAAAAAATCACTGCGCTTTTGTTAGTTATTTCAAGTATGATCTGGCTAACTGTGCGTACTTATCTTAGTTCGATCCCATTTATGACAGATGGATTGTTTTTGCTCGTGATCTTTTTTGCTTACTATTTACAGCATTATGGTTTTCGGTATTTTGGTATCTTTATGATCGCTTTTTTATCGATTTATTTTTCAACCCTTTTAAATCTTCAACCACCTGATTTGCCTGGATTTATTATAGGGATACTGGTAGGTGGCGGGTTTTCTTATCTGTATCACTTTATCCTTTTCAAAAACAAACCGAAAAGACAACTAAGTCGAAGTATGAACTCTTTCCACATCCAAACAAACCTTACGCTTGATCTTGTTCTTGATGCAATTGCAGATCCTACTCCAAATCGCTATAGGGCACTTCTATTAAAACGTGATGTCAAAAAGTTAAATGAATATGCCCAGGTCATATCCAGCCAATTAACAACTACAGATCCAGGAGAAGTATGGCCAGGTATAGACGCAGAGCAATTAAGAATGTACGTATTCGATGCCGAGATGTTAATTGAAACTCTTTATCCAGCAGTTAAAAGAATGAAAGAACTTCACGCGCTAGAACATAATGAAGTTAGAAAGTTGCTGTATCAGCTGGTAGAATCGGTTCGAGATGCGGAAGTGTTGCGAAGTCATGACATTGTCGGAAACTTAAAGCAAACAGAGAACGTGATAGAAGAGCTTAAAAATCAGTTAATTGAACTGAGAGTTTCCGATCATCAAAATAAAGATTGGCTGTGGCTAATTAGAAGGATTGAGTCAATTGCCAATCACCTAGTTGATAGTTCAATCGAACTTGGAGAAAGACGGATAGCAAACATTGAGGAGAAAGAGCGGCTAGAAGACGCTGAAGAAATAAAGAAAGAGAACGTAAACATAGAAGAAAAGGCGAAACAGCCGAGAGCTGCTACAATAAAAGCTTTACAGGCTATAGTAGCAGGAGCAGTGGCGATTTTTCTAGGATATTTTCTATCGCCCGCTCATCAATACTGGGTTCTTCTCTCTGCTTTTGTTGTTTTGTTAGGTACGGATACCGTAGGAATGACCCTTCAGAAAGCATTTCAAAGATCTCTTGGGACAATTTTTGGTGCCATTGCTGGTTTTGGACTGGCACATCTTCTTGCGGGTCAGGTTATTTTAGAGTTAATTGCGTTGTTCTGCTGCATCTTTATGGCATTTTATTTATTATCCATTTCCTATGCTATGATGATGTTTTGGATGACGATGCTGATCGCGATTATGTACGATTTTATATTGGGTGGTATTACTGAGCAGATATTAATGGCTCGAGTATTTGATACACTTGCAGGAGCCTTTATCGGGTTTCTTGCAGCTGCAATTATTTATCCGAAAAGCACTCGTGATAAGGTTGCAAATACCGCTGAAGATTTTTTAACCAAATTAAGTACGTACGTGACAGATTATCTTGAATCTTTTACAGATGGTAAGAAACACTATGATTTTACCAACCAAGCTTTTGGTATTGACGAACAGATGAGGAAAATAGCAGAAGATGCTAGGCCACTACGTAACAGACCTGCTATTCTAGCTCGTTCAGGAATTGAGCGTTGGTTGACCGTTCTAACTGCTATTAATTATTTTGCTAAGCATTTACTTGCTTCTACAAATCGTAACAGTCGTTCCACTATTGTCAAAGGATCAGAAAAAACGCTTCAGCTAGTAAAGGAAGTAATAAAACACAATATTCTTACCTTGCTGAAACTTCTAAAAGGTGAGACTGGATTAATCATGTACAATTTAAATAAAGAAAGGGAATATATTGAAGGTCTTTCAGAAAACATTCCCCAAGAAGACCAAGAAGTAAAAAAATTTGTGAATGACTTGTACTATATATGGAGAATTAACCAGTCGCTTTTAATATTAGGGAAAGAGTTAGGTGTTTCCAAGAAAAGAGAAGCAGCAAGCTATGATTTCTACAAAAATACTCCGGAGCGTTAA
- a CDS encoding BCCT family transporter has translation MNKVTKVFWIGIAIAIAFVSWGVISPGNLDQVMTLSQNFFLDQFGWFYQLAATFFLVFAIYLIFSRFGHIKLGKDTDKPEYSRLTWFAMLFSAGMGIGLLFFGVSEPMSHFSTPPYGEGGTVESAHLALRYTYLHWGFHAWAIYATIALALAYYKFRKGAPGLMSATLYPLIGDKVKGPIGITVDVVAVFATIFGVAASLGLGAQQINGGLSYLTNIPNNFTVQLIIIAIITVLFTISAGTGIKKGIKYLSNANMALAVVLLILFVILGPTKFVLDLFVTTFGEYVQNIFAMGMRLAPMNADNESWIQNWTIFYWAWWIAWSPFVGTFIARVSKGRTIREFMIAVTVVPTVVCAFWFGIFGGSGIFFDFTQGTDIAGQSLETGLFYLYEQLPLGSILTVVTLLLISTFFITSADSATFVLGMQTTNGSLNPPNFVKFSWGFILSASAVVLMVTGGLESMQTAIIVSAFPLTIILLFTCWGMLKSFNEEVPRKQKTTDKKVKAKKDLKTV, from the coding sequence ATGAACAAAGTTACAAAAGTTTTTTGGATTGGAATTGCAATTGCAATTGCTTTTGTCAGTTGGGGTGTGATCTCTCCAGGCAATCTAGACCAGGTTATGACGCTATCTCAAAATTTCTTTTTGGATCAGTTTGGATGGTTTTATCAGCTTGCTGCAACATTCTTTTTAGTATTTGCTATTTATTTAATTTTTAGCAGGTTCGGGCATATCAAGTTAGGAAAAGATACAGATAAGCCTGAATACAGTAGACTTACCTGGTTTGCCATGCTCTTTAGCGCCGGGATGGGAATAGGGCTATTGTTCTTTGGAGTATCAGAACCGATGTCCCACTTTTCTACCCCGCCATATGGTGAAGGAGGAACGGTTGAATCCGCACACCTGGCCCTTCGCTATACATATTTACATTGGGGATTCCATGCATGGGCCATTTACGCTACGATTGCTTTAGCATTAGCGTATTACAAATTTCGTAAGGGGGCGCCTGGATTAATGAGTGCCACTCTTTATCCACTAATAGGCGATAAAGTGAAAGGCCCGATCGGGATTACAGTTGATGTCGTAGCTGTTTTTGCAACAATATTTGGTGTAGCTGCTTCGTTAGGACTTGGTGCTCAGCAAATCAACGGAGGGTTGAGCTACTTAACTAATATCCCGAATAACTTTACAGTACAATTGATTATTATCGCTATTATTACCGTTCTCTTTACAATTTCAGCTGGAACAGGTATTAAAAAAGGAATCAAATATTTAAGTAATGCCAATATGGCTCTTGCTGTAGTACTTCTTATTCTTTTCGTCATTTTAGGTCCAACTAAATTTGTATTAGATCTATTTGTGACCACATTTGGTGAATACGTACAAAACATATTTGCAATGGGAATGAGATTAGCGCCGATGAACGCCGACAATGAATCATGGATTCAGAACTGGACGATCTTTTACTGGGCATGGTGGATTGCCTGGTCACCGTTTGTAGGAACGTTTATCGCCAGGGTTTCAAAAGGACGGACGATTAGAGAGTTTATGATCGCTGTTACGGTTGTACCTACGGTTGTTTGTGCATTTTGGTTTGGTATTTTCGGTGGCTCTGGCATATTCTTTGATTTTACACAGGGAACGGATATAGCAGGTCAAAGTCTTGAAACCGGTTTGTTTTATTTATATGAGCAACTTCCTTTGGGAAGCATTTTAACCGTAGTAACGTTATTGTTAATCTCTACCTTCTTTATCACATCAGCTGATTCCGCCACGTTTGTTTTAGGTATGCAAACGACGAATGGAAGTTTAAATCCTCCAAATTTCGTGAAATTCAGCTGGGGTTTCATCTTATCTGCCTCTGCAGTGGTATTAATGGTGACAGGTGGCCTTGAGAGCATGCAAACGGCGATTATTGTCAGTGCCTTTCCACTAACCATCATACTTCTATTTACGTGTTGGGGAATGCTTAAATCCTTTAATGAAGAAGTTCCTAGAAAGCAGAAGACTACGGATAAGAAAGTAAAAGCAAAGAAAGATTTAAAAACAGTTTAA
- a CDS encoding anti-sigma factor, protein MKANCEQLLDYFNGTLSNEEREQFEAHLLSCEECREELKELEELTGDLPYLSIPEEPPAGMKERVLASVFESDMVESNDTANESLSVEQKNNVTRLQTERKSKQKKWVAPALAAALFLSLAGNVYTFVNEGDDETTQPEEISSLIKAVQLQPSEAEASAGSAALMNEDGKMNLVVEVNDVATTEGDQVYQVWLLEDDKPYRAGFFTPNQEGKGEVAYQVEYEGDHNWDAVAITLEPDSKSEAPKGKIVLSSGL, encoded by the coding sequence ATGAAAGCAAATTGTGAACAACTGCTCGATTATTTTAATGGAACCTTATCAAACGAAGAAAGAGAGCAGTTCGAAGCTCATCTCTTATCATGTGAAGAGTGCAGAGAGGAGTTAAAGGAGCTGGAAGAATTGACAGGTGACCTTCCTTATCTCTCCATCCCGGAAGAGCCGCCTGCCGGAATGAAAGAACGCGTTCTGGCAAGCGTTTTTGAAAGTGATATGGTTGAATCAAATGATACTGCAAATGAAAGTCTTTCGGTTGAACAAAAAAATAACGTAACCCGTCTCCAAACAGAGAGAAAGTCAAAACAAAAAAAGTGGGTAGCCCCAGCTTTAGCAGCAGCTTTATTTCTTTCTCTAGCAGGAAATGTTTATACATTCGTAAATGAAGGTGATGATGAGACTACTCAGCCAGAAGAAATTTCCTCTTTGATCAAAGCGGTTCAATTACAGCCTTCTGAAGCAGAAGCATCGGCAGGTTCTGCTGCTCTAATGAATGAAGATGGAAAAATGAATTTAGTGGTTGAGGTTAACGACGTGGCAACAACAGAAGGTGATCAAGTGTACCAGGTTTGGTTGCTTGAAGATGACAAGCCTTATCGAGCTGGTTTCTTTACCCCAAATCAAGAAGGTAAAGGCGAAGTTGCCTACCAGGTTGAATATGAGGGAGATCACAACTGGGATGCTGTAGCAATCACACTCGAGCCGGATAGTAAAAGTGAAGCACCTAAAGGAAAAATAGTATTAAGTTCAGGTTTATAA
- a CDS encoding sigma-70 family RNA polymerase sigma factor, producing the protein MRELNDAELYDKVQAKDKKALSSLYDRYEKLLYSFSYRIVKDGGLAEEVMQEVFIKLWKGKAQYSEEKGKFSSWLLTMTRHTAIDLLRKQSKEPDFELEERDALHSDEASVEDQVEWKERGQILRTAVSKLKGDQKKIIEMFYFKGMTHKKISEEFDLPLGTVKGRIRLALKHLKTSLGEKGGVSDESKL; encoded by the coding sequence ATGAGAGAACTTAACGATGCCGAGCTGTATGATAAGGTTCAGGCAAAGGATAAAAAAGCTCTCTCGTCTCTTTACGATCGGTATGAAAAACTTTTATATTCTTTCTCATACCGAATTGTAAAAGATGGAGGACTTGCTGAAGAAGTGATGCAAGAAGTATTTATTAAGCTATGGAAAGGAAAGGCTCAGTATAGTGAAGAGAAAGGTAAGTTTTCGTCATGGCTACTTACAATGACGAGACATACAGCTATTGATCTCTTACGTAAGCAGTCGAAAGAGCCGGACTTTGAATTAGAGGAACGTGACGCATTGCATAGTGATGAAGCATCAGTGGAGGACCAGGTTGAGTGGAAAGAAAGAGGTCAGATACTTCGCACAGCTGTGTCAAAACTAAAAGGTGATCAAAAGAAAATAATTGAGATGTTTTATTTTAAAGGCATGACCCACAAAAAAATTTCGGAAGAGTTCGACCTCCCGCTGGGTACTGTGAAAGGCCGAATTCGGCTAGCGTTAAAACATTTAAAAACCAGTCTCGGTGAGAAAGGAGGGGTCTCAGATGAAAGCAAATTGTGA
- a CDS encoding HPr family phosphocarrier protein, with translation MKLKVLKPVFAETASQLVNTASRFEETILLKKEHWVVDAKSLLGVLALSLQPDQMLELDVKGGYSSAVKDAFLSLGLFEEA, from the coding sequence ATGAAGTTAAAAGTGTTAAAACCAGTTTTTGCTGAAACTGCCAGTCAACTTGTGAATACTGCAAGCCGTTTTGAGGAAACGATCTTATTGAAAAAAGAACATTGGGTGGTTGATGCCAAAAGTCTTCTAGGTGTCCTAGCGCTTTCTTTACAACCTGATCAGATGCTCGAATTGGATGTTAAAGGTGGTTATTCATCAGCTGTTAAGGATGCATTCCTTTCACTTGGGTTATTTGAAGAAGCGTGA
- the fabL gene encoding enoyl-[acyl-carrier-protein] reductase FabL — MANKVALITGGTRGIGKAIARKFASEGYNLVLNFMRKKKDAEKTKQELEEEFGITVHIVKANVGEVKQITALFHETEETFGRLDVFVNNAASGVLRPLMEIEESHWDWTQNINAKAYLFAAQEAAKIMEKNGGGAIVAISSLGSIRALPNYVAVGVSKASVEAITRYLAVELSPKGIVVNAVSGGAVDTDALKHFPNREELLDSAKKRNPAGRLVDPTDMANTTYFLTTSEASMIRGQTIIVDGGLSLLGE; from the coding sequence ATGGCTAATAAGGTAGCACTTATAACAGGAGGCACACGTGGCATTGGTAAAGCAATTGCTCGAAAATTTGCTTCTGAAGGATACAACCTTGTACTTAACTTTATGAGAAAGAAAAAAGATGCTGAAAAAACGAAACAAGAACTAGAAGAAGAATTCGGCATTACTGTACATATTGTTAAAGCAAATGTTGGTGAGGTAAAGCAAATTACTGCTCTCTTTCATGAAACAGAAGAGACATTTGGCCGACTAGATGTTTTCGTTAATAATGCCGCATCAGGTGTATTAAGACCGCTTATGGAGATTGAAGAAAGCCATTGGGACTGGACACAAAACATCAATGCAAAAGCTTATTTATTTGCTGCACAAGAAGCAGCTAAAATAATGGAGAAAAATGGTGGAGGTGCGATTGTAGCCATTTCAAGTTTAGGATCCATTAGAGCACTTCCAAACTATGTGGCCGTTGGTGTATCAAAGGCATCCGTGGAAGCAATCACACGATACTTAGCGGTTGAGCTATCACCAAAAGGGATTGTCGTAAATGCTGTATCTGGCGGAGCTGTTGATACAGACGCACTGAAACATTTCCCGAATCGAGAAGAATTACTAGATTCTGCGAAGAAAAGAAATCCAGCAGGACGCCTTGTCGATCCAACAGACATGGCCAATACTACTTACTTCTTAACAACTTCAGAAGCAAGTATGATTCGTGGTCAAACCATTATTGTGGATGGTGGACTATCATTACTTGGTGAATAA
- a CDS encoding phosphatidate cytidylyltransferase, protein MESTIWTLTFIFFALLSAQTIFVIVRKKQPNKDFTGLTIKVKTWWGMYGVFCLATLFNPIVSLFSLMVLSFFALKEYFSMMKTRKADRRIFLWSYVAVPIQFYWIFIDWYGMFIVFIPVYVFLLLPLPRIVGKGTLGFLRSVSSTQWGLMLMVFGLSHLAYFQIASPVYGANLVLFLVLLTQVNDVVHYVVSLYAGKSKVVPSSNPYITLEGFFCSLLATTAFAYTLFPYLTPFDSLFGVFSGILISVAGFLGSLTISVLKRDLLLGDSKKPKALEESYLSRVDSLAYTSPVFFHVIRYFFDFM, encoded by the coding sequence CTGGAAAGTACAATATGGACACTGACCTTTATATTCTTTGCATTACTATCTGCACAAACGATCTTTGTTATTGTGAGGAAAAAGCAACCTAATAAGGATTTTACGGGGCTCACAATAAAAGTGAAAACATGGTGGGGGATGTATGGAGTCTTTTGTTTGGCCACATTATTTAATCCAATCGTTTCTCTGTTTTCGTTAATGGTCCTAAGTTTCTTTGCGCTGAAAGAATACTTCTCCATGATGAAAACAAGAAAAGCTGATCGAAGAATTTTTTTATGGTCATATGTGGCGGTACCTATCCAATTTTACTGGATATTCATTGATTGGTATGGTATGTTCATCGTTTTTATTCCCGTATACGTTTTCTTATTACTTCCACTGCCTCGTATAGTTGGGAAGGGTACACTCGGATTTCTGAGATCAGTAAGTTCGACCCAATGGGGCTTAATGCTAATGGTTTTTGGTTTAAGTCATCTAGCTTATTTTCAGATTGCTTCCCCTGTATATGGAGCAAATCTCGTTTTGTTCCTGGTTCTTTTAACTCAAGTAAATGATGTGGTTCATTATGTGGTATCGCTATATGCAGGAAAGAGCAAAGTCGTACCTTCTTCAAATCCTTACATCACGTTAGAAGGTTTTTTCTGTTCGTTACTAGCAACAACTGCGTTTGCCTATACACTATTTCCATATCTGACACCGTTTGATTCATTGTTCGGCGTTTTCTCAGGAATTTTAATTAGCGTTGCTGGTTTTCTTGGAAGTTTAACCATCTCAGTTTTGAAACGCGACCTGCTATTAGGAGATAGCAAAAAGCCGAAAGCTTTAGAAGAGAGTTATTTGAGTAGGGTAGACAGCCTTGCATATACTTCGCCTGTTTTCTTTCATGTGATTCGTTACTTTTTCGATTTTATGTAA